A window of Tautonia plasticadhaerens contains these coding sequences:
- the brxC gene encoding BREX system P-loop protein BrxC, which translates to MLIKNLFERDIFRPINGVVKADQLDESSVWQELDEFVVTRELDGHFRKFFASYTDALDRPLDPNVAGGIGVWVSGFFGSGKSHFLKVLSYLLENAPHAHDGEDRRAVEFFDGKIKDAMLLGDIKRAVASDTDVILFNIDSKADHRAGRDAILYVFLKVLNEMQGYSGDHPHIAHMERHLEAKGRLAAFHDAYRRHTGTEWADERDAYQFNRDEVVKALAETLGQSQQAVEKWIDGAEDNFSITVENFSRWVREYLDSRGPGRRIIFLVDEVGQFIGTDSHLMLNLQTITENLGTACKGRAWVVVTSQEDIDAVLGEMKTSKANDFSKIQGRFKTRLSLSSANVDEVIQARLLAKVPGAVGELEGLYKTQGDILKNQLTFKDCGMTFRPYRDGEDFVRNYPFAPYQFQLVQKIFEAIRKVGASGMHLARGERSMLDAFQTAAKAASIEEVGVLVPLHDFYPSIESFLDTAVKKTIDQAESNPGLEPFDIRLLQVLFLIRYVEEMRGNVDNLVTLCLERIDADRLGLRRRIEEGLARLEKETLISRNGDLYSFLTNEERDINKEIKLVELSGGAEAKLLGELVFDEVLRGQRKHRYSANKVDFDFNRRCDGHPIGNQKDGALLVSVITPMADDYEYYLDKGKCVLDSNAEGGIVLIRLGNEGSLGRDIRTYLQTERYLTQKNDGTQGDSTKRIFRGLADENQERRKRLAALLAEMVAEAEYFVAGQPHKVKATTPQAALDEAMEYLVQNTFGKMSHLERLTAEPLKEVQAVLRSNDTAKEAMLFQTGENNPQAIEDVRGHVALCAQASRQVVLHDLIEKRYSVRPYGWPDEEVLLLVARLLVLGEIGLMMDGALLPMDRAYEAITSPAKRRKITVIRRQTSDPKAVQNARNLGKELFAEMGPDGEDALFSFLRGRLKDWQANLNTYKTLAETGGYPGAEEIAEGLTLVNKLLTDMDSYKFIERFNTLRADLLDFADDYHNLEHFYVHQKPTWEKLRKAGEKFALNRLELERDAQAGPALRRIGEILAAPAPYEMIKDAEGLIGAVGAVNTALIADRRKQAVGRVDDHYATLTADLASIQADPGLKAACLKPLERLKGQVEREESLAHITQAEAEAVREFDDAVARIEEFARKAAEPGVDRGNGAVVVTPPTVKKLRVVRPAELVKSAYLETDDDVNGFLDSLRRELEAALGKDERIQIR; encoded by the coding sequence GTGCTGATCAAGAACCTCTTCGAACGCGACATCTTCCGGCCCATCAACGGGGTCGTGAAGGCCGACCAGTTGGACGAGTCCTCCGTCTGGCAGGAGTTGGACGAGTTCGTCGTCACCCGGGAACTCGACGGGCACTTCCGCAAGTTCTTCGCCTCCTACACCGACGCCCTGGATCGCCCCCTGGACCCCAACGTGGCCGGCGGGATCGGCGTCTGGGTCTCCGGCTTCTTCGGGTCGGGCAAGTCGCACTTCCTCAAGGTCCTGTCCTACTTGCTGGAGAACGCCCCCCACGCGCACGACGGCGAGGATCGGCGGGCGGTCGAGTTCTTCGACGGCAAGATCAAGGACGCGATGCTCCTCGGCGACATCAAGCGGGCCGTCGCCTCGGACACGGATGTCATCCTCTTCAACATCGACAGCAAGGCCGACCACCGCGCCGGCCGGGACGCCATCCTGTACGTCTTCCTCAAGGTCCTCAACGAGATGCAGGGCTACAGCGGGGACCACCCGCACATCGCCCACATGGAGCGCCACCTGGAGGCCAAGGGGCGGCTGGCGGCGTTCCACGACGCCTATCGCAGGCACACCGGCACCGAATGGGCCGACGAGCGGGACGCCTACCAGTTCAACCGGGATGAGGTCGTCAAGGCCCTGGCCGAGACGCTGGGCCAGAGCCAGCAGGCCGTCGAGAAGTGGATCGACGGGGCCGAGGACAACTTCTCGATCACCGTCGAGAACTTCTCCAGGTGGGTCCGGGAGTACCTCGACTCCCGGGGGCCGGGACGCCGGATCATCTTCCTGGTCGATGAGGTCGGCCAGTTCATCGGCACCGACTCGCACCTGATGCTCAACTTGCAGACGATCACCGAGAACCTGGGCACGGCCTGCAAGGGCCGGGCCTGGGTCGTGGTCACGTCGCAGGAGGACATCGACGCCGTGCTGGGGGAGATGAAGACCTCCAAGGCCAACGACTTCTCCAAGATTCAGGGCCGGTTCAAGACCCGGCTGTCGCTCTCCAGCGCCAACGTCGATGAGGTGATCCAGGCCCGGCTCCTGGCCAAGGTGCCCGGGGCCGTGGGCGAACTGGAGGGGCTGTACAAGACGCAGGGCGACATCCTCAAGAACCAACTGACGTTTAAGGACTGCGGGATGACCTTCCGGCCCTACCGGGACGGCGAGGATTTCGTCCGGAACTACCCGTTCGCCCCGTACCAGTTCCAGCTTGTCCAGAAGATATTCGAGGCGATCCGCAAGGTCGGGGCCTCGGGGATGCACCTGGCGCGCGGCGAGCGGTCGATGCTCGACGCCTTCCAGACGGCGGCCAAGGCCGCCTCCATCGAGGAGGTCGGCGTCCTGGTGCCGCTCCACGACTTCTACCCGTCCATCGAGAGCTTCCTGGACACGGCGGTCAAGAAGACGATCGACCAGGCCGAGTCGAACCCGGGCCTGGAGCCGTTCGACATCCGCCTGCTCCAGGTCCTCTTCCTGATCCGCTACGTGGAGGAGATGAGGGGGAACGTGGACAACCTCGTGACCCTCTGCCTGGAGCGGATCGACGCCGACCGGCTGGGCCTGCGGCGGCGGATCGAGGAGGGCCTGGCGCGGCTGGAGAAGGAGACGCTGATCAGCCGCAACGGCGACCTCTACTCGTTCCTCACCAACGAGGAGCGGGACATCAACAAGGAGATCAAGCTCGTCGAGTTGTCGGGCGGCGCGGAGGCGAAGCTGCTCGGCGAACTGGTCTTCGACGAGGTGCTCCGTGGCCAGCGGAAGCACCGGTATTCCGCCAACAAGGTGGACTTCGACTTCAACCGCCGCTGCGACGGGCACCCGATCGGCAACCAGAAGGACGGGGCGCTGCTCGTCTCGGTCATCACGCCGATGGCCGACGACTACGAATACTACCTGGACAAGGGCAAGTGCGTCCTGGACAGCAACGCCGAGGGGGGCATCGTCCTGATCCGCCTCGGCAACGAGGGAAGCCTGGGACGGGACATCCGCACGTATCTCCAGACGGAGCGGTATCTCACCCAGAAGAACGACGGCACCCAGGGAGACTCGACCAAACGCATCTTCCGGGGACTGGCCGACGAGAACCAGGAACGCCGGAAGCGGCTCGCTGCCCTGCTGGCCGAGATGGTCGCCGAAGCCGAGTATTTCGTGGCGGGCCAACCGCACAAGGTCAAGGCGACGACGCCGCAGGCGGCCCTGGACGAGGCGATGGAGTACCTCGTCCAGAACACCTTCGGCAAGATGAGCCACCTGGAGCGCCTCACCGCCGAGCCGCTCAAGGAGGTCCAGGCCGTCCTCCGGAGCAACGACACCGCCAAGGAGGCGATGCTGTTCCAGACCGGGGAGAACAACCCCCAGGCCATCGAGGACGTGCGGGGCCACGTCGCCCTCTGCGCCCAGGCCAGCCGGCAGGTCGTCCTGCACGACCTGATCGAGAAGCGGTATTCCGTCCGGCCCTACGGCTGGCCGGACGAGGAGGTGCTGCTGCTGGTGGCCCGGCTGCTGGTCCTGGGCGAGATCGGCCTGATGATGGACGGGGCGTTGCTGCCGATGGACCGGGCGTATGAGGCGATCACCTCCCCGGCCAAGCGGCGGAAGATCACGGTGATCAGGCGCCAAACCTCCGACCCGAAGGCCGTCCAGAACGCCCGGAACCTCGGCAAGGAGCTATTCGCCGAGATGGGGCCGGACGGCGAGGACGCCCTGTTCTCGTTCCTCCGGGGCCGGCTGAAGGACTGGCAGGCGAACCTGAACACGTACAAGACCCTGGCCGAGACGGGGGGCTACCCCGGGGCCGAGGAGATCGCCGAGGGCCTGACGCTCGTCAACAAGCTGCTGACCGACATGGACAGCTACAAGTTCATCGAGCGGTTCAACACCCTGCGGGCTGACCTGCTCGACTTCGCCGACGACTACCACAACCTGGAGCACTTCTACGTCCACCAGAAGCCGACCTGGGAGAAGCTCCGCAAGGCCGGGGAGAAATTCGCCCTGAACCGGCTGGAACTGGAGCGGGATGCCCAGGCGGGCCCGGCGCTGAGGAGGATCGGGGAGATACTGGCGGCCCCGGCCCCCTACGAGATGATCAAGGACGCCGAGGGGCTCATCGGCGCGGTCGGGGCGGTCAACACGGCCCTGATCGCCGACCGCCGCAAGCAGGCCGTCGGGCGGGTCGACGACCACTACGCCACCCTGACCGCCGACCTGGCCTCGATCCAGGCCGACCCGGGGCTCAAGGCGGCGTGCCTCAAGCCACTGGAGCGCCTGAAGGGGCAGGTGGAGCGGGAGGAGAGCCTGGCCCACATCACCCAGGCCGAGGCCGAGGCGGTCAGGGAGTTCGACGACGCAGTGGCCCGGATCGAGGAGTTCGCCCGCAAGGCGGCGGAACCGGGCGTCGACCGGGGGAACGGTGCCGTGGTGGTCACGCCCCCGACCGTCAAGAAGCTGCGGGTGGTCCGGCCCGCCGAGTTGGTGAAGTCGGCGTACCTGGAGACCGACGACGACGTGAACGGCTTCCTCGACTCTTTGCGGAGGGAGCTTGAAGCGGCCCTGGGCAAAGACGAACGCATCCAGATTCGGTGA
- a CDS encoding class I SAM-dependent methyltransferase, whose amino-acid sequence MTFKDHFSGHSDRYGAFRPTYPEALFAYLASLAPGHDLAWDCATGSGQAAHGLTPHFRSVVATDASAAQVAQARPHERIAYLVAPAERTPIPDGTVDLVTVAQALHWLDHDRFYAEVRRACRPGAVLACWCYQLHAIDPGVDAVVGRYYAEVVGGYWPPERLLVEAGYRTLPFPFDEFTSPSFEMIQHWDLERLVGYLGTWSSSQRYRADRGRDPLDEIRDDLEAAWGDPGREREVVWPLHLRVGRVTADP is encoded by the coding sequence ATGACCTTCAAGGACCACTTCTCCGGGCACTCCGACCGCTACGGGGCCTTCCGCCCCACCTACCCGGAGGCCCTCTTCGCCTACCTGGCGTCCCTGGCCCCGGGCCATGACCTGGCCTGGGACTGTGCCACCGGCAGCGGTCAGGCGGCCCACGGCCTGACGCCCCACTTCCGCTCCGTCGTCGCCACCGACGCCAGCGCCGCCCAGGTCGCCCAGGCCCGTCCCCACGAGCGGATCGCTTACCTCGTCGCCCCCGCCGAGCGGACCCCGATCCCCGACGGAACGGTCGATCTGGTGACCGTCGCCCAGGCCCTCCACTGGCTGGACCACGACCGCTTCTACGCCGAGGTCCGGCGGGCCTGCCGCCCCGGGGCCGTCCTGGCGTGCTGGTGCTACCAGTTGCACGCGATCGACCCGGGGGTCGATGCCGTCGTCGGGCGCTACTACGCCGAGGTCGTCGGGGGCTACTGGCCGCCGGAGCGGCTGCTGGTCGAGGCCGGCTACCGGACCCTGCCGTTCCCCTTCGATGAGTTTACATCTCCTTCTTTCGAGATGATCCAGCATTGGGACCTGGAACGCCTGGTCGGCTACCTGGGCACATGGTCGTCGTCGCAGCGCTACCGGGCCGACCGTGGCCGGGACCCATTGGACGAGATTCGGGACGACCTCGAAGCGGCCTGGGGCGACCCGGGCCGAGAGCGGGAGGTCGTCTGGCCGCTGCACCTGCGGGTCGGGCGGGTGACGGCGGACCCTTGA
- a CDS encoding DinB family protein has translation MHYDYVAIPDEEVPWAADPIFDHLVATYASETNKTASMWRAVPDDLLDYRPHEKTNSIRAILVHQLLSERRFFAQFVGTEEPPAGALLPEGERPTVQAYLDRYVSLAKLRLPQLAKASKEWWLEERPFFGGLERQRIWTFWRRVLHTGHHRTQVQTWLRLAGRQVPAIYGPSGDVHWDEADPTYSVEAADRGA, from the coding sequence ATGCACTACGATTACGTCGCCATCCCCGACGAGGAGGTCCCTTGGGCAGCGGACCCGATCTTCGACCACCTCGTCGCCACCTACGCCAGCGAGACCAACAAGACGGCCAGTATGTGGCGGGCGGTCCCCGACGACCTGCTGGACTACAGGCCGCACGAGAAGACCAACTCGATCCGGGCCATCCTGGTCCACCAGCTACTCTCGGAGCGCCGCTTCTTCGCCCAGTTCGTCGGCACCGAGGAGCCGCCCGCCGGGGCGCTACTTCCGGAGGGCGAGCGGCCCACGGTCCAAGCCTACCTGGACCGGTACGTCTCCCTGGCGAAACTGCGATTGCCCCAGCTTGCGAAAGCATCGAAGGAGTGGTGGCTGGAGGAGAGGCCGTTCTTCGGGGGCCTGGAGCGGCAGCGCATCTGGACGTTCTGGCGGCGGGTCCTGCACACCGGCCACCACCGGACGCAGGTGCAGACCTGGCTGCGGCTGGCCGGGCGGCAGGTGCCGGCGATCTACGGGCCGTCGGGGGACGTGCATTGGGACGAGGCCGACCCGACGTATTCGGTCGAGGCGGCGGATCGGGGGGCGTAG
- a CDS encoding zinc metalloprotease, with amino-acid sequence MSLYEIAVHEAAHAVLAWATGRPILGLAMVSDEEYARLRRRPRSLNSWGQAYYPGPPAWASKDRHSRPLADREAMVGMAGDLAVRLYRGTPLRKEPTETDLDPMVHAAALAAEAGEDVEAHMKELASKTVLVLNTYWDRLLGLADELLDKRKLTGPEIKALLQSPRPSS; translated from the coding sequence ATGTCGCTGTATGAGATCGCCGTACACGAGGCCGCCCACGCCGTCCTGGCCTGGGCCACGGGTCGCCCGATCCTCGGCCTGGCGATGGTCTCCGACGAGGAGTACGCCCGCCTCCGCAGGCGGCCCCGGTCCTTGAACTCGTGGGGGCAGGCGTACTACCCCGGGCCGCCCGCCTGGGCCTCGAAAGACCGGCATAGTCGCCCCCTCGCCGACCGTGAAGCCATGGTCGGCATGGCCGGAGACCTCGCCGTCCGGCTGTATCGGGGCACGCCCTTGAGGAAAGAGCCGACCGAGACCGACCTCGATCCGATGGTTCATGCCGCCGCCCTGGCGGCCGAAGCCGGGGAGGATGTCGAGGCCCACATGAAGGAACTCGCATCAAAGACGGTACTCGTCCTGAACACCTACTGGGACCGGCTCCTGGGGCTTGCCGACGAGTTACTCGACAAACGCAAGCTGACCGGCCCCGAGATCAAGGCCCTCCTCCAGAGCCCACGGCCCTCTTCGTAG
- a CDS encoding ParB/RepB/Spo0J family partition protein: protein MKLTEAPVLPPLPPQEYEQLRDSIRDRGVLQPLLITADHLLIDGHERWRAIRELGLTKYPLRVLGTLSDAERKELAIRLNVERRHLSRAERQRLLEMVLAESPSKSTREVADLFRVDHSTVSRARKRLVSGGAFTTPAAITGRDGKTYHYPATSVENPSVARIAGRLLAELGDDAPEGGASLRTLNKRRFELECKELLGRTAPALPTDFKIHALDFRKLGGRIESESVQLVVTDPPWLGEYEELRVPFAEAVSRILKPGGFACVYSGHFHLKEFLDVLCGAGLTYRWLIACTNEDSMGAVRSGGSILTLWRPVLLFQKLGGRTKTPRILRDLIESGAREKASHPWQQPIEEAIQFVKTLSEPGDVIADLFVCSGTVPAAVATVGEGRRFEGTEIDGDLVRAARRRVHEVLKAGGGAVPLATGSS from the coding sequence ATGAAGTTGACCGAGGCCCCCGTCCTGCCGCCGCTGCCGCCGCAGGAGTATGAGCAGCTACGCGACAGCATCCGGGATCGGGGCGTCCTCCAACCGCTCCTGATCACCGCCGACCATCTGCTGATCGACGGCCATGAGCGCTGGCGGGCGATTCGGGAACTCGGGCTGACCAAGTACCCGCTGCGGGTCCTGGGCACACTCTCCGACGCCGAGCGCAAGGAACTGGCCATCCGGCTGAACGTCGAGCGGCGGCACCTCAGCCGGGCCGAGCGGCAGCGGCTCCTGGAGATGGTCCTCGCCGAGTCGCCGAGCAAGTCCACCCGGGAGGTGGCCGACCTGTTCCGGGTCGATCACAGCACGGTGAGCCGGGCCCGCAAGCGGCTCGTCTCAGGTGGTGCATTTACAACACCTGCGGCGATCACCGGCCGGGACGGAAAGACCTACCACTACCCGGCGACCTCCGTCGAGAACCCCAGCGTGGCTCGGATTGCCGGCCGGCTGCTCGCCGAACTGGGGGACGATGCCCCCGAGGGCGGGGCCTCGCTTCGGACCCTCAACAAGCGGCGATTCGAGTTGGAATGCAAAGAACTCCTGGGCCGGACCGCCCCGGCGCTGCCCACCGACTTCAAAATCCACGCCCTCGACTTCCGCAAGCTGGGTGGCCGGATCGAATCGGAATCGGTCCAACTGGTCGTCACCGATCCGCCCTGGCTCGGGGAGTATGAGGAGTTACGAGTGCCATTCGCCGAGGCCGTCTCCCGCATCCTCAAGCCGGGCGGGTTCGCCTGCGTGTACTCAGGGCACTTTCACCTGAAAGAGTTCCTGGACGTGCTCTGCGGGGCAGGGCTGACGTACCGCTGGCTGATCGCCTGTACCAATGAGGATTCGATGGGGGCCGTTCGCTCCGGAGGCTCGATCCTGACCCTCTGGAGGCCGGTCTTGCTCTTTCAAAAACTCGGCGGGCGTACCAAGACGCCCAGGATTCTGCGGGACCTGATCGAGTCCGGGGCGCGGGAGAAGGCGAGCCACCCGTGGCAGCAACCGATCGAGGAGGCCATCCAGTTCGTCAAGACCCTCAGCGAGCCGGGGGACGTGATCGCCGACCTCTTCGTCTGCTCGGGGACCGTACCGGCGGCTGTGGCGACGGTCGGCGAAGGAAGGCGGTTCGAGGGGACGGAAATTGACGGCGATCTGGTCAGGGCGGCCCGGCGAAGGGTCCACGAGGTCTTGAAGGCCGGAGGCGGGGCCGTACCCCTGGCGACGGGATCGTCATGA
- a CDS encoding DUF1788 domain-containing protein produces the protein MSDDLNERLNRILPRITSDDFLSGGGIGNEIAFYIFDYPPEDELRVRDFIRVLLEHLPKQRPDLRVKHVNLFDFVLDYLRGRSLLEKAIRMQREKGDEALMKALAGPLHETKLAAVFAEVARPDRHDLVLVSGVGGAWPLLRSHTLLNNLHPVMGQTPLVMFYPGRYDRQSLRLFGKVKSNNYYRAFKLV, from the coding sequence ATGAGCGACGACCTCAACGAGCGGCTCAACCGCATCCTGCCCCGGATCACCTCGGACGACTTCCTCAGCGGAGGCGGGATCGGCAACGAGATCGCCTTCTACATCTTCGACTACCCGCCCGAGGACGAATTGCGGGTGCGGGACTTCATCCGGGTGCTGCTGGAGCACCTGCCCAAGCAGCGGCCCGACCTGCGGGTCAAGCACGTCAACCTCTTCGACTTCGTGCTGGACTACCTCCGGGGCCGCAGCCTGCTGGAGAAGGCCATCCGGATGCAGCGAGAGAAGGGGGACGAGGCCCTCATGAAGGCGCTCGCCGGCCCCCTGCACGAGACGAAGCTGGCCGCCGTCTTCGCCGAGGTGGCCCGGCCCGACCGGCACGACCTCGTGCTCGTCTCCGGAGTCGGCGGCGCGTGGCCGCTGCTTCGGTCGCACACGCTGCTGAATAACCTGCACCCCGTCATGGGGCAGACGCCGCTGGTGATGTTCTACCCCGGGCGCTACGACCGCCAGTCGCTCCGGCTGTTCGGCAAGGTGAAGAGTAACAACTACTACCGGGCGTTCAAGCTGGTCTAG
- a CDS encoding DNA N-6-adenine-methyltransferase, whose amino-acid sequence MATAPRSSSRKTTRDGVSSKATKPVYEAVLELPPLPADQYDALRSNVALNGVLVPILVDSDGPRRRIIDGNHRKQVADELGYVCPEIVKPDLSDQEKRTLARMLNLARRQLDQASKRALIADQLRDTPRRSDRWVAKQLGVSHPTVASVRQQMEVTGKIFHCPTRIGVDERNQPAHKPAVNGEAGGMEGYARKPPDLAINLDGEDAEDDERPGPPPDLDRSGRMGWHEPPYRGQTDVWLTPRYVLDALGTFDLDPCAPAERPWETARTHYTEADDALHRLWIGRVYLNPPYGPQTQHFLRRLAEHGDGIALTYARTETSWFAESVWGAASALLFLRGRVRFCRADGTPAGENAVAPSVLIAYDPPGKDSNREALRTCGLDGTFVPLDRPSKAGDLKLPQAPKPIRTAPRSEAERRARIDATALIHGDCREALKSLPDASVDAVVTDPIYPEVDREYGRITEADWHDLMRVVVAECRRLLKPKGSMVVVIQPNYERVGRMRLWPWEFLLRAGREWNLVQDAYWWAVDAMPLTGTNRKQGLMRHSVKLCVWLGPPDCYRNQDNVLWTPSETTSARNRADMAMRTSSIGRTYRNGRIAGAADERGGTTPFNLLPVAVGAQGGTGGHPAATPYDVAAWWCRYLLPEGGVLLDPFCGSGTMLQAALDHGASRVIGIEKEAKYLEIARRRISGG is encoded by the coding sequence ATGGCGACAGCACCTCGTAGCAGTAGCAGGAAGACGACCCGGGACGGCGTATCCTCGAAGGCGACGAAGCCGGTCTACGAAGCCGTGCTCGAACTCCCGCCGCTCCCGGCCGACCAGTACGACGCCCTGCGGTCCAACGTCGCCCTCAACGGCGTCCTCGTCCCGATCCTGGTCGATTCCGACGGACCCCGGCGGCGGATCATCGACGGCAACCACCGCAAGCAGGTCGCCGACGAACTGGGGTACGTATGCCCGGAGATCGTGAAGCCCGACCTGAGCGACCAGGAGAAGCGTACGCTGGCCCGGATGCTCAACCTCGCCCGGAGGCAACTCGACCAGGCAAGCAAGCGGGCGCTCATCGCCGATCAACTCAGGGACACTCCGAGGCGTTCCGACCGCTGGGTCGCCAAGCAGTTGGGGGTGAGCCACCCGACGGTCGCCAGCGTCCGGCAGCAGATGGAGGTCACTGGTAAGATTTTCCACTGCCCGACCCGGATCGGGGTCGACGAGCGTAACCAGCCGGCCCACAAGCCGGCGGTCAATGGCGAGGCCGGGGGGATGGAGGGGTACGCTCGCAAGCCGCCGGACCTGGCCATCAACCTCGACGGCGAAGATGCCGAGGACGACGAGAGGCCGGGGCCTCCACCCGACCTCGACCGCTCGGGGAGGATGGGCTGGCACGAGCCGCCCTACCGGGGCCAGACGGATGTGTGGCTGACGCCACGGTACGTGCTCGACGCCCTCGGCACATTCGACCTCGACCCCTGTGCCCCTGCGGAGCGCCCCTGGGAAACGGCCCGGACCCACTACACCGAGGCCGACGACGCCCTGCATCGGCTCTGGATCGGTCGGGTCTATTTGAATCCCCCCTACGGCCCACAGACCCAGCACTTTTTGAGGCGATTGGCCGAGCACGGCGACGGGATTGCCCTCACGTACGCCCGTACCGAGACCTCCTGGTTCGCCGAGAGCGTCTGGGGGGCGGCGTCGGCCCTGCTGTTCCTGCGGGGACGGGTCCGCTTCTGCCGGGCCGATGGCACCCCGGCTGGGGAGAACGCCGTGGCCCCGAGCGTGCTGATCGCCTACGACCCGCCAGGCAAGGACTCGAATCGAGAGGCCCTTCGTACCTGCGGCCTGGACGGCACCTTCGTCCCCCTCGATCGACCCTCCAAGGCGGGCGATCTCAAACTCCCCCAGGCGCCGAAGCCCATCAGGACTGCCCCCCGATCGGAAGCCGAGCGGCGGGCGAGGATCGACGCGACCGCCTTGATCCACGGCGATTGCCGGGAGGCGCTCAAGTCGCTCCCGGACGCCAGCGTCGATGCCGTGGTCACCGACCCGATCTACCCCGAGGTGGACCGGGAGTACGGCCGAATCACCGAGGCCGACTGGCACGACCTGATGCGGGTCGTCGTGGCCGAGTGCCGCCGGCTACTCAAGCCGAAGGGTTCGATGGTCGTCGTCATCCAACCCAACTATGAGCGGGTCGGGCGGATGCGGCTCTGGCCCTGGGAGTTCCTGCTCCGGGCGGGACGCGAGTGGAACCTCGTGCAGGACGCCTACTGGTGGGCTGTCGACGCCATGCCCCTGACGGGCACAAACCGGAAGCAGGGGTTGATGCGTCATTCGGTGAAGCTGTGCGTCTGGCTCGGGCCGCCCGACTGCTACCGCAACCAGGACAACGTGCTCTGGACGCCCTCGGAGACGACCTCGGCCCGCAACCGGGCGGACATGGCGATGCGTACCAGTTCGATCGGCCGGACCTACCGCAACGGGCGGATCGCCGGGGCCGCCGACGAGCGGGGCGGTACGACGCCGTTCAACCTGCTGCCGGTCGCCGTCGGGGCCCAGGGTGGTACGGGTGGCCATCCGGCGGCGACCCCGTACGACGTGGCGGCCTGGTGGTGCCGATACCTGCTCCCCGAGGGCGGCGTGCTGCTCGACCCGTTCTGCGGCAGCGGTACCATGCTCCAGGCGGCCCTCGACCACGGGGCGTCGAGGGTCATCGGGATCGAGAAGGAGGCTAAGTACCTGGAGATCGCCCGTCGTCGCATCTCCGGGGGATGA
- a CDS encoding WD40 domain-containing protein translates to MRRFRFSIAAMLVVVLFVAVAVAALRQADALWDSALFSLALGLLALAVLVAVHRPGGRRAYWLGFALVGGAYLGASLVPPIEARLLTTRALVALDARMPGRDDLISSSVWTIGPGNRANALASVAFSPNGRILASGSQGSVRIWDVTTGKPIGGPGGTSEHFLRVGHTLVALLLAYLGGHFSRWLQSRRPDQEVQGQAPAASGT, encoded by the coding sequence ATGAGACGCTTTCGGTTCTCGATCGCCGCCATGCTGGTCGTCGTCCTGTTCGTTGCCGTTGCCGTCGCCGCCCTCCGGCAGGCCGACGCCCTCTGGGATAGCGCCCTGTTCAGCCTGGCCCTTGGCCTGCTGGCCCTGGCGGTCCTGGTGGCCGTCCACCGCCCCGGGGGCCGACGGGCGTACTGGCTTGGCTTCGCCCTGGTCGGCGGGGCCTACCTGGGGGCCAGCCTGGTCCCGCCGATCGAGGCCCGGCTGCTGACGACCCGGGCACTTGTTGCCCTCGACGCCCGGATGCCGGGGAGGGATGACCTGATCTCCTCCTCCGTCTGGACGATCGGCCCCGGGAATCGGGCCAACGCCCTCGCCTCGGTCGCCTTCTCCCCGAACGGGCGTATCCTGGCCTCCGGGAGCCAGGGGTCGGTCCGCATCTGGGACGTGACCACGGGCAAGCCGATCGGCGGGCCGGGTGGTACCTCGGAGCACTTCCTGCGGGTCGGCCACACGCTCGTTGCCCTTCTGCTGGCCTACCTGGGGGGCCACTTTTCCCGGTGGTTGCAAAGCAGACGCCCAGACCAGGAGGTACAGGGTCAGGCTCCTGCTGCGTCCGGGACTTGA
- a CDS encoding DUF1819 family protein has translation MRYRANLTAGGIKLRESRVIADLLLRGVDAAGWRAAIVEDNALQARSPASARRLTTLIRGRLATMGPGLWGLVRDGSATVATHAVLAAAVKQCPLLADFLDLAVREQYRLYRDVLTYGVWDDYLEGCRERDPEMPEWHDSTRHRLRSSVYQALAQAGYIESTRTRRLRAAYPSGEVTRYLEDHDERHVLRCIRVAP, from the coding sequence ATGCGGTATCGGGCGAACCTGACGGCGGGGGGGATCAAGCTGCGGGAGAGCCGGGTCATCGCCGACCTGCTGCTCCGGGGGGTCGATGCGGCGGGGTGGCGGGCCGCCATCGTCGAGGACAACGCCCTCCAGGCCCGGAGCCCCGCCTCGGCCAGGAGGCTCACCACCCTGATCCGGGGGCGCCTGGCGACGATGGGGCCGGGCCTCTGGGGGCTCGTGAGGGACGGCTCGGCCACCGTCGCAACCCACGCCGTCCTGGCCGCCGCCGTCAAGCAGTGCCCCCTGCTCGCCGACTTCCTCGATCTGGCCGTCCGGGAGCAATACCGGCTCTACCGGGACGTGCTGACCTATGGCGTGTGGGACGACTACCTCGAAGGCTGCCGGGAACGCGACCCCGAGATGCCCGAGTGGCACGATTCGACGCGACACCGGCTGCGGTCCTCGGTGTACCAGGCCCTCGCCCAGGCCGGCTACATCGAGAGCACCCGGACCCGGAGGCTCCGCGCGGCCTACCCCTCCGGCGAGGTGACCCGCTACCTGGAGGACCACGACGAGCGCCACGTCCTCCGCTGCATCCGGGTGGCCCCATGA